The Anopheles coluzzii chromosome 2, AcolN3, whole genome shotgun sequence genome window below encodes:
- the LOC120950160 gene encoding plasma membrane ascorbate-dependent reductase CYBRD1, with product MDNSPPPPSALNNFRILYLVTQLVGITIIILVSCWIGIHLNGLGWSARPSVQFNWHPLLMSVGMIFLYGNSILIYRGFRYARKKPLKITHATIHGAAFIFTVVALVAVFDSHNLAKPNPIPNMYTLHSWVGLSAVILFSLQYVFGFAAYLFPGVREQLRASYMPVHVFFGVAGFVMAIAAALLGLLEKAIFSVKDYSALPPQAVLINTIGMLYIVYGGLVVFLVTERQYKRHPLPEDVMLLTHSASVGSS from the exons ATGGATAACAGCCCACCGCCACCGTCCGCGCTGAACAACTTCCGCATCCTGTACCTCGTGACGCAGCTGGTCGGCATTACGATCATCATCCTGGTGAGCTGCTGGATCGGCATCCATCTGAACGGGCTCGGCTGGTCCGCCCGTCCCTCAGTTCAGTTCAACTGGCATCCGCTGCTCATGTCCGTCGGCATGATATTCCTCTACGGCAACT cGATCCTAATCTACCGTGGATTCCGGTACGCACGCAAGAAGCCGCTCAAGATTACGCACGCCACCATCCACGGGGCGGCCTTCATCTTTACCGTGGTCGCACTGGTCGCCGTCTTCGATTCGCACAACCTGGCCAAACCGAACCCGATCCCGAACATGTACACGCTGCACTCGTGGGTTGGACTGTCTGCCGTGATACTGTTTTCGCTGCAG TATGTGTTTGGATTTGCGGCCTACCTTTTCCCGGGGGTACGTGAGCAGCTGCGCGCCTCCTACATGCCGGTGCACGTGTTTTTCGGCGTGGCTGGATTCGTGATGGCGATCGCGGCCGCACTGCTGGGGCTGCTGGAGAAAGCCATCTTCTCTGT caaagaCTATTCCGCACTGCCACCGCAAGCCGTACTGATCAACACGATCGGCATGCTGTACATCGTGTACGGTGGGCTGGTCGTGTTTCTCGTCACCGAGCGTCAGTACAAGCGGCACCCGCTGCCGGAGGACGTGATGCTACTGACGCACAGTGCTAGCGTTGGCTCGTCGTAA